One Leucoraja erinacea ecotype New England chromosome 5, Leri_hhj_1, whole genome shotgun sequence DNA segment encodes these proteins:
- the LOC129697193 gene encoding retinitis pigmentosa 1-like 1 protein has translation MNQASLGYSSIVYPHNSEQPLPSVSKATNLTEVTPAKKITFYKSGDPLFTGVRMAINKRTFKTFDALLDDLTKKVSLPFGVRIVTTPHGVHNINTLEQLEDGGMYLCSDKKHVKPINLNTVGRKLTARQGNNTTNTHQNIAKRARQEDGQVHRVHAAHKKITLIKNGNVGIQYSIVLHKANIHSFRSFLEDISELMQYNVTKLYTMDGRSIGTLQALLQSPNVLVCVGSEGFKPIMNEDVRGPSEKLPGVPRRTRTESNNDSADTKKNDNFGLETKKSIIHPRTSSRSSRFSLSSDKLYPNTFNMSSNNNGQTSFVDHPRENNSELIDSMKDDNIEKRVKVNKDGSLSVEMKVRFRLLNRETLQWSTQIKRSSLAEKSMNERLCSVEDLATEQADQSNSFDESFYPANGDDTCVSKLDGAEAEELCCENCCKCCQGYDIWKNPLYADNITEVNSRNGKYTRSSHSSTLPCRRVTYKSESVESMQTASSEEYTHFVHQIKSHSESVENRDEGAEYCSPSHCSSQSGGYTSSSKSVGYHESKTSFSRSQSAIAYQFSSHGSSNNSHQNLQDGNLSCVSKCNSIGSSKGKVAVKLTDMAENDRLAASYTGFTDSKVDLKDANIKATDDEQASNIIASRHCAKCKKQIKLEDDSKARSQNGSANGSKCSTNDWKESAALNQLHSSIKSNSPTQITGKINDTSDTGGTDEGKAYSLESSCSIHSDKMSAQGIYEDNRPANNISLSSAKSKTGSHIKIDLNELERHCTPKIHGKNYDIYGRPISNTTDASSKKNKKQSTNKQAEDDSIPSRSTNSLGSLTDGKDDNVSCSDLNGKNRVKLKSQSATSTHYEQSAASQCAKHIVTNFNNKSRISSELLNDSLSDSLSGSEMAISEEDGSSSTCVPDNSEPNLKAAENGKTSNEDKTLSSTSELQNEVSIGMEQVRSQTASRICSGISKASGVKADESQEMQQVESKPENNDISISPTIAKVDLLSCKTNEKAAIEINTVAENVSVQSMPQSLERRGKGGGKRTPRSHTEPGQKSKRSLTHNKVTDKTLSASKPPTPGAESNLIEGSTSEKSQKENSIKSNNDKKSEKVSSKEINKHNNNVKQNKNKQSNHPVTVACGKNDLIPGVLPNPSLEEAVHEWLKNIPSENMLIKYDSTEEFQGKCEKSAADVTEGEKTEECTKTFEEKPHEVESTATNLEFKEQNNFELETLECSNSSKAEDEISAQPNVKAVDILQSKPISSCCSTMKQSLRDDILPSNVHSPVEVIKVFLSSRQRIKMDRSNSVPDLNIAHERNLSHLAKALLTCLASLQFFDKESSDSASKFNNVENSAQKELLSILKSLWYTDIAKEGEGELSQSVVKNSKTSKGHNSADDNITPVSSSGVDVNSGSAGSGDGSVSGGKDVSPAAERNKCDLTAKTCTSKTDEISKQNQPSLITNSFEECSKIYTEQDEKYEKNSISSIESAVTNASQRKAKVRSCRNAEHKSKDSNNFEKWSVSRNSKLSQSDITSSSSVTQDIACHVRWNSEEQSNDEHFVKNADNIENGTLDATQNLQEQHAPGAEGMRPSAKNSIDMEDIVHHNKANDHNEGVSTSKLEEIDETTKSFDNINGIKVSEEIASANTAQEVMAKEKAVPIERKLADPDPVWLLKLLMKLEKQFITHYVDAMNDFIIRWNLEPDGRLNQMIEELRDDVSRRIQGSIEREFRKVQGRAGKKKPSPPQEAQRCESSGQTEQRRRRLKAMYKMETFSPSSKESDHECSANDFSSLACDENLSSHLKGGDKVDAQDQLEKLCPCDYSTGKYKAPNLAANQKQTKTSVKNFDLKEILRMKMNRPNEQKTKQISTDGAEELLNKEIKKSGCNENEALESDHINNEVGQNLGDIKEVDIYNDDQENKSEVGELAKIKSIDGQKTNEDQGDLVYKDESLHENDKANSQCAECKVGDNEHNDEEASTITMKCKEQNEEDDLISNDTDLETRNDSKLESPNSDSPKMSENNVSETVENNVREDEVQNLDNNVSEEHIKSDVIKNFHKEVLDMNGALATNGNVINCPQHSGDGALEDSTEENTADNIQGSAKEAPSSSSNSAGNKSSQMYPGSTSDEDRKSIGTSAEVSEDEKETRHNSATDPEHKVYMRNQSKKPSCNEFNEDDLDF, from the exons ATGAACCAGGCTTCTCTGGGTTACTCTTCTATTGTTTATCCTCACAACTCTGAACAGCCTCTGCCTTCAGTTTCCAAGGCCACTAACCTGACTGAGGTAACTCCAGCTAAGAAGATAACTTTCTACAAGAGTGGTGATCCACTGTTCACTGGTGTAAGAATGGCCATTAACAAAAGGACATTCAAAACATTTGACGCCCTCTTAGATGATCTCACCAAGAAGGTATCACTTCCATTTGGTGTGCGTATAGTGACAACCCCTCATGGCGTTCATAACATCAACACTTTGGAGCAATTGGAAGATGGAGGCATGTATCTCTGTTCGGATAAAAAGCATGTCAAACCAATCAATTTGAATACAGTTGGAAGAAAGCTAACTGCACGGCAGGGCAATAACACAACTAATACCCATCAAAATATTGCAAAGAGGGCAAGACAGGAAGATGGACAAGTGCATCGTGTTCATGCAGCGCATAAAAAAATAACACTGATTAAAAATGGGAACGTTGGCATCCAATATTCAATTGTACTACACAAAGCAAATATACACAGCTTCAGAAGTTTTCTCGAAGATATCTCTGAActcatgcagtataatgtgaccAAACTTTACACAATGGATGGAAGAAGT ATTGGCACCTTGCAGGCTCTTCTTCAAAGCCCTAATGTGCTGGTCTGCGTTGGATCTGAAGGTTTCAAACCAATTATGAATGAAGATGTCAGAGGACCATCTGAAAAGCTGCCAGGTGTGCCAAGGAGGACTCGGACCGAAAGCAATAATGATTCAGCTGATACCAAGAAAAACG ATAACTTTGGACTAGAAACTAAGAAAAGCATAATTCATCCCAGAACATCATCTCGGTCATCCAGATTTTCATTATCATCAGACAAGTTATATCCTAATACCTTCAATATGTCCTCAAACAACAATGGGCAAACTTCATTTGTGGATCACCCACGTGAGAATAATTCCGAACTTATTGATTCTATGAAAGATGACAATATTGAGAAAAGAGTTAAAGTGAACAAGGATGGCAGCCTTTCCGTGGAAATGAAGGTTCGATTTCGTTTGCTTAATCGTGAGACACTTCAATGGTCCACACAGATCAAGAGATCCAGTTTGGCCGAGAAATCCATGAATGAACGTTTGTGTTCAGTGGAAGACCTTGCCACGGAACAGGCTGATCAAAGTAATAGTTTTGATGAATCATTTTATCCAGCCAATGGTGATGACACCTGTGTTTCAAAACTCGATGGAGCAGAAGCTGAAGAACTCTGCTGTGAGAACTGCTGCAAGTGTTGTCAAGGGTACGATATTTGGAAAAATCCATTGTATGCTGATAATATTACAGAAGTGAACTCCAGAAATGGCAAATACACTCGCTCTTCTCATTCAAGCACATTACCATGCCGACGTGTAACGTACAAAAGCGAATCTGTTGAAAGCATGCAAACAGCATCAAGTGAAGAATATACACATTTTGTACATCAGATAAAAAGCCATTCAGAGTCTGTGGAAAATAGGGATGAGGGAGCAGAATATTGTTCCCCGAGTCACTGTAGTAGCCAAAGTGGTGGCTATACATCTAGTTCTAAAAGTGTAGGATATCATGAGAGTAAAACATCTTTTTCTAGGAGTCAAAGTGCCATTGCTTATCAATTTTCATCACATGGCTCTTCAAACAACAGTCATCAAAACCTACAAGATGGAAATCTTTCCTGCGTTTCCAAATGCAATTCCATCGGTTCCTCAAAGGGAAAGGTTGCAGTAAAATTAACAGACATGGCAGAAAATGACAGGCTTGCTGCTTCGTACACCGGTTTTACAGATTCAAAagttgatttaaaagatgccaaCATTAAAGCAACTGATGATGAACAAGCAAGTAACATTATTGCATCTCGTCATTGTGCAAAATGCAAGAAACAAATTAAACTGGAGGATGATTCCAAAGCAAGATCTCAAAATGGTTCTGCAAATGGGTCAAAATGTTCAACTAATGATTGGAAAGAATCAGCTGCATTGAACCAATTGCACTCAAGCATTAAATCAAACTCTCCTACCCAAATTACTGGTAAAATAAATGACACAAGTGATACTGGGGGTACTGATGAAGGCAAAGCATATTCACTTGAATCCAGTTGCTCCATTCACAGTGATAAAATGTCAGCTCAGGGAATATATGAGGACAATAGACCGGCAAATAACATTTCATTATCTTCAGCAAAATCCAAAACTGGTAGTCATATTAAGATAGATTTAAATGAATTGGAAAGACATTGTACTCCTAAAATCCATGGCAAAAATTATGATATTTATGGAAGACCAATAAGCAACACAACTGACGCATCTTCcaaaaagaacaaaaaacaaTCAACAAATAAGCAGGCAGAAGATGATTCAATTCCTTCTCGTTCAACTAACTCCTTAGGATCATTGACTGACGGTAAAGATGATAATGTTTCATGTTCAGACTTAAATGGAAAAAATAGAGTGAAACTAAAATCTCAGTCAGCTACTTCCACCCATTATGAACAATCAGCAGCAAGCCAATGTGCAAAACATATTGTGACAAATTTCAATAACAAAAGTCGAATATCCTCTGAATTGTTAAATGATAGCCTTTCTGACAGCTTAAGTGGAAGTGAAATGGCCATTTCAGAAGAAGATGGGAGTTCTTCCACATGTGTACCTGACAATTCTGAACCAAATCTAAAAGCTGCTGAAAATGGAAAAACAAGCAATGAGGATAAAACACTCTCTTCAACATCGGAGTTACAAAATGAAGTCAGTATAGGAATGGAGCAAGTAAGAAGCCAAACAGCTAGTAGGATTTGTAGTGGTATTTCTAAAGCATCTGGTGTCAAGGCTGATGAAAGTCAAGAAATGCAGCAAGTTGAAAGCAAACCAGAAAACAATGATATTTCAATATCTCCAACTATAGCAAAGGTAGATCTTTTGTCTTGTAAGACAAATGAAAAAGCAGCAATTGaaataaacacagtggcagaaaaTGTTTCTGTTCAGAGCATGCCTCAGTCTTTGGAGCGAAGAGGAAAGGGTGGTGGTAAAAGGACTCCACGTTCACACACAGAACCAGGTCAGAAATCTAAAAGGAGCTTGACTCATAATAAAGTAACAGATAAAACACTTTCTGCATCTAAGCCACCCACACCAGGAGCTGAATCGAATTTAATTGAAGGAAGCACCAGTGAAAAATCTCAGAAAGAAAACAGCATTAAAAGTAATAATGACAAGAAGAGTGAAAAAGTCAGTAGCAAAGAAATAAATAAGCATAACAATaatgtaaaacaaaataaaaataaacaatctaATCATCCTGTTACAGTTGCATGTGGAAAGAATGATCTTATACCCGGTGTATTGCCAAATCCATCTCTTGAAGAGGCTGTTCATGAATGGCTGAAGAATATTCCATCAGAGAACATGCTCATCAAATATGACAGCACTGAGGAGTTCCAAGGTAAGTGTGAAAAATCAGCAGCAGATGTGACAGAAGGAGAAAAAACTGAAGAGTGTACAAAAACATTTGAAGAGAAACCACATGAAGTGGAATCTACTGCAACCAATCTTGAATTTAAAGAGCAAAACAATTTTGAGTTGGAAACATTGGAATGCAGCAATAGTTCAAAAGCAGAAGATGAAATTTCAGCCCAGCCTAATGTCAAAGCGGTAGATATACTGCAATCTAAGCCAATTAGTTCTTGCTGTTCCACAATGAAGCAAAGTCTACGAGATGACATTTTACCAAGCAACGTGCATTCCCCTGTTGAGGTTATAAAGGTTTTTCTTTCTTCTAGGCAGAGAATAAAAATGGACAGGTCAAATAGTGTGCCCGATTTAAATATTGCACATGAGAGAAACCTAAGCCATTTAGCCAAGGCCCTGTTGACATGTCTTGCCAGTCTGCAGTTTTTTGATAAAGAATCTTCTGATTCTGCGAGCAAGTTCAACAATGTTGAGAATTCTGCACAGAAAGAGCTTTTAAGTATTCTAAAGTCACTCTGGTACACTGACATTGCTAAGGAAGGCGAAGGAGAGCTCTCCCAAAGTGTTGTTAAAAATTCCAAAACTTCTAAAGGCCATAATTCAGCTGATGATAACATAACGCCGGTCTCCTCTTCTGGAGTGGATGTCAACAGTGGATCTGCAGGTTCAGGAGATGGTAGTGTGAGTGGGGGAAAGGATGTCTCTCCAGCAGCAGAGAGAAACAAATGTGACTTAACAGCAAAAACCTGTACCAGCAAGACAGATGAGATATCAAAGCAAAACCAACCTTCTTTAATAACAAACTCATTTGAAGAGTGCTCTAAAATATATACTGAACAAGATGAGAAATATGAAAAAAACTCAATATCGTCCATAGAGTCTGCAGTGACTAATGCTTCACAGAGGAAGGCAAAGGTAAGAAGCTGCAGAAATGCAGAGCACAAGTCAAAAGATAGTAATAACTTTGAAAAATGGTCTGTTTCAAGAAACTCAAAATTATCTCAGTCAGATATTACCTCATCCAGTTCAGTTACCCAAGACATAGCTTGCCATGTCCGGTGGAACAGTGAGGAGCAAAGTAATGATGAGCATTTTGTCAAAAATGCAGACAACATAGAGAATGGCACGCTGGACGCAACTCAGAACTTACAGGAACAACATGCTCCAGGAGCAGAAGGAATGAGGCCATCTGCTAAGaacagcattgatatggaagacaTAGTTCATCATAACAAGGCAAACGATCATAATGAGGGAGTCAGTACAAGCAAGCTTGAAGAAATTGACGAAACAACAAAATCATTTGATAATATCAATGGAATAAAAGTATCAGAGGAAATAGCAAGTGCTAATACAGCACAAGAGGTCATGGCTAAGGAAAAGGCTGTGCCAATAGAAAGGAAATTAGCTGATCCTGATCCAGTTTGGTTACTCAAACTGCTGATGAAACTGGAAAAGCAATTTATTACACATTATGTGGACGCAATGAATGATTTTATAATTAGATGGAATTTAGAACCCGATGGACGATTAAATCAGATGATTGAGGAATTAAGAGATGACGTCAGTCGAAGAATCCAAGGAAGCATTGAAAGAGAGTTTAGAAAAGTCCAAGGTAGGGCAGGTAAGAAGAAGCCGTCACCTCCACAGGAAGCACAGAGATGCGAGTCATCCGGACAAACAGAACAGAGACGGAGACGGCTAAAAGCCATgtataaaatggaaacattttctccatcTTCTAAAGAATCTGATCATGAGTGCAGCGCAAATGATTTTTCATCTCTGGCATGTGATGAGAATCTGAGTTCCCATCTGAAGGGAGGTGACAAAGTTGACGCTCAAGATCAGCTTGAAAAATTATGTCCTTGTGATTACAGCACAGGTAAATACAAGGCTCCAAACCTTGCAGCAAATCAAAAGCAAACCAAAACTTCGGTCAAAAACTTTGATTTGAAAGAAATCCTTAGAATGAAAATGAATAGACCtaatgagcaaaaaacaaaacagattaGCACAGATGGGGCCGAGGAATTATTGAACAAGGAAATTAAGAAAAGTGGTTGTAATGAGAATGAAGCGTTGGAATCTGATCATATTAACAATGAAGTCGGTCAGAATTTAGGGGATATTAAAGAAGTAGATATATACAATGATGATCAAGAAAATAAAAGTGAAGTTGGAGAATtagcaaaaataaaatcaattgatGGCCAAAAGACCAATGAAGATCAAGGTGATCTGGTTTATAAAGATGAAAGTCTGCATGAAAATGACAAAGCAAATTCCCAGTGTGCTGAGTGCAAAGTAGGTGACAATGAACATAATGACGAAGAAGCCAGCACTATAACTATGAAATGCAAAGAGCAGAATGAAGAAGATGATTTAATATCCAATGATACAGATCTAGAGACAAGAAATGATAGCAAATTAGAATCACCAAATTCTGATagtccgaaaatgtccgaaaacAATGTAAGCGAGACTGTGGAGAATAATGTTAGAGAGGATGAGGTTCAAAATTTGGATAACAATGTTTCAGAGGAGCACATAAAATCTGATGTTATTAAAAACTTCCACAAAGAGGTATTGGACATGAATGGAGCATTAGCTACAAATGGGAATGTCATCAATTGTCCACAGCACTCTGGAGACGGAGCACTAGAAGATTCCACTGAAGAAAACACGGCTGATAATATTCAGGGGAGTGCTAAAGAAGCTCCAAGCAGCAGTTCAAATAGTGCAGGAAACAAATCATCCCAAATGTACCCAGGAAGCACATCAGATGAAGACAGAAAAAGCATTGGTACAAGTGCTGAAGTATCTGAAGATGAGAAAGAAACAAGACATAATTCAGCCACAGATCCTGAGCATAAAGTTTATATGAGGAACCAATCAAAGAAACCCAGTTGCAATGAGTTCAATGAGGATGATCTGGATTTTTAA